The following proteins are encoded in a genomic region of Stutzerimonas balearica DSM 6083:
- the cas2e gene encoding type I-E CRISPR-associated endoribonuclease Cas2e → MTFLVVVTENVPPRLRGRLAIWLLEVRAGVYIGDVSKRTREMIWQHLEAGFEDGNVVMAWASKSESGYDFQTLGPNHREPIDYDGLRLVAFQPPQPPDL, encoded by the coding sequence ATGACCTTTCTCGTCGTCGTTACCGAAAACGTACCGCCGCGCCTGCGCGGGCGGCTGGCGATCTGGCTGTTGGAAGTCCGGGCAGGTGTCTACATCGGCGATGTCTCGAAGCGCACCCGCGAGATGATCTGGCAGCACCTCGAAGCCGGATTCGAGGACGGCAATGTCGTCATGGCCTGGGCCAGCAAGAGTGAATCCGGCTACGACTTCCAAACGCTCGGCCCCAACCACCGCGAACCCATCGACTACGACGGCCTTAGATTGGTCGCTTTCCAGCCGCCGCAACCCCCTGATCTTTAA